A region from the Nostoc sp. HK-01 genome encodes:
- a CDS encoding phosphoglycerate mutase: MTRVIIVRHGQSSYNAERRIQGRTDASTLTEKGRQDASKVGKALSNISFNAIYCSPLQRAKLTAEIIQGELTNTPESAVVQTSDKLLEIDLPLWETMLTADVEQKFAEDYRIWHEHPDELVMLVNNAEGTREHFPVLALYAQARQFWQEILLQHQGKTILIVGHNGINRALISTALGIPPSRYHAIQQSNCAVTVLNFAGGLDEPVQLESMNQTQHTGESLPSLRPSHQGVRLLLVRHGETEWNRQTRFQGQIDVPLNDNGRNQAQKAGEFLKDVAIDFAVSSSMLRPQETAEIILRQHPDIQLELQDGLREISHGLWEGKLEAEIEQEFPGELHRWRTIPAEVQMPEGENLQQVWERSVAAWQSIVQAALDNQLKTGLVVAHDATNKTLLCHILGLTAENFWNFRQGNGAVSVIDYPNGLDGFPVLQAMNITAHLGGGVLDQTAAGAL; encoded by the coding sequence ATGACTCGTGTCATCATTGTGCGTCACGGTCAAAGTAGCTACAACGCTGAACGGCGTATTCAAGGACGCACGGATGCGTCAACGTTAACAGAAAAAGGTCGTCAAGATGCCAGTAAAGTAGGCAAAGCCCTCAGTAATATTTCGTTTAATGCAATTTATTGCAGTCCTCTGCAACGAGCTAAACTAACCGCTGAGATTATTCAAGGTGAGTTAACCAATACTCCAGAGTCTGCTGTTGTTCAGACTTCTGATAAGTTGTTAGAAATCGATTTGCCTTTGTGGGAAACAATGCTAACTGCTGATGTCGAGCAGAAGTTTGCTGAAGACTATCGGATTTGGCACGAACATCCCGACGAATTGGTCATGCTAGTTAACAATGCTGAGGGAACTAGAGAGCATTTTCCGGTTCTAGCTTTGTATGCACAAGCAAGGCAATTTTGGCAAGAAATTTTGCTGCAACATCAAGGTAAAACTATTCTCATCGTTGGGCATAACGGAATTAATCGTGCCTTAATTAGCACGGCGCTGGGCATTCCTCCCAGCCGTTATCATGCTATCCAGCAATCTAACTGTGCTGTCACTGTACTAAACTTTGCTGGCGGATTGGATGAACCAGTCCAACTAGAATCGATGAATCAGACGCAACATACAGGAGAAAGTTTACCATCCTTGCGTCCCAGTCATCAGGGAGTGCGGTTGTTGTTGGTGCGTCACGGCGAAACAGAGTGGAACCGTCAAACCAGATTTCAAGGACAAATTGACGTTCCTTTGAATGACAATGGGAGAAATCAAGCCCAAAAAGCCGGGGAATTTCTCAAAGATGTAGCCATTGATTTTGCTGTGAGTAGTTCAATGCTACGTCCTCAAGAAACGGCCGAAATTATATTGCGTCAACATCCAGACATTCAGTTAGAACTGCAAGATGGTTTAAGAGAAATTAGTCATGGCCTTTGGGAAGGAAAGTTAGAAGCAGAAATTGAACAAGAATTTCCTGGGGAATTGCACCGTTGGCGAACTATCCCCGCTGAGGTACAAATGCCAGAGGGAGAAAATTTACAACAAGTTTGGGAACGTAGCGTTGCTGCTTGGCAATCTATTGTGCAAGCTGCATTAGACAATCAACTCAAAACTGGATTAGTAGTGGCTCACGATGCTACTAATAAAACCTTGCTTTGTCATATTCTGGGTTTAACAGCCGAAAACTTCTGGAATTTTCGTCAAGGTAATGGCGCAGTGAGTGTTATTGACTACCCCAACGGACTTGATGGTTTTCCCGTTTTACAAGCAATGAATATCACGGCTCATTTGGGTGGCGGTGTTCTTGATCAGACCGCAGCTGGAGCATTATAA
- a CDS encoding dihydroorotase, producing the protein MTELLQQVRVIDPVSGTDQIGDVLIADGQIQAVAAQIANISADTQVRNCQGLILGTGLVDLYSHSGEPGFEERETLSSLLQAATAGGFTRIGILPDTSPSIDHPALVAQLQKQSSASPLLNIWGAITLDVAGKQMTELADLAAAGVVGFTDSHPLDNLGLVRRVLEYVQPLNKPVAFWPCDRQLTSNGVMREGANALRFGLSPVPASAETTAIASLLELVAATGNQQVHIMRVSTARSVELIAAAKAGGLPITASTTWMHLLLDTAAIQSYDTSLHLDPPLGNPSDVKALRAGVRTGVIDAIAIDHAAYTYEEKVQAFAEAPTGAIGLELALPLLWQNLVETGEFTALELWQALSANPAKCLGQKLNTVTPHQKAELTLFDPTQTWKVARKNLHTLSSNTPWFGKELQGRVLQTWC; encoded by the coding sequence ATGACTGAACTTTTACAACAAGTACGAGTAATTGACCCGGTTTCTGGTACTGACCAAATAGGAGATGTCTTGATTGCTGATGGTCAGATTCAAGCTGTAGCGGCACAAATTGCTAATATTAGTGCTGATACTCAAGTGAGAAATTGTCAGGGATTAATTCTAGGAACTGGGTTGGTTGATTTATATAGTCACTCTGGCGAACCAGGGTTTGAAGAACGGGAAACTTTGTCGTCTCTGTTGCAAGCTGCTACTGCTGGCGGCTTTACGAGAATTGGGATATTACCGGATACATCTCCATCTATTGATCATCCGGCGCTTGTGGCGCAGTTGCAAAAGCAAAGCAGCGCTTCTCCTTTGCTGAATATCTGGGGTGCAATTACTTTAGATGTGGCGGGAAAGCAGATGACGGAATTGGCTGATTTGGCGGCAGCGGGAGTTGTTGGTTTTACTGATAGTCATCCGTTAGATAATTTGGGGTTGGTGCGGCGAGTGCTGGAATATGTACAGCCGTTGAATAAACCTGTAGCTTTTTGGCCTTGCGATCGCCAGCTTACCTCTAATGGTGTTATGCGGGAAGGGGCCAATGCGCTGCGTTTTGGTTTATCACCAGTCCCCGCCAGTGCGGAAACAACGGCGATCGCTTCTTTGTTAGAATTAGTTGCAGCTACTGGTAATCAACAAGTTCATATTATGCGTGTTTCTACGGCGCGGAGTGTGGAATTAATCGCCGCTGCTAAGGCTGGTGGTTTACCCATCACCGCCAGTACTACTTGGATGCACTTGTTATTAGATACCGCAGCTATTCAAAGTTATGATACCAGTTTGCATTTAGACCCGCCTTTAGGCAATCCTAGCGATGTGAAAGCTTTGCGTGCAGGCGTTCGCACTGGGGTAATTGATGCGATCGCGATCGACCACGCAGCTTATACTTATGAAGAAAAAGTCCAAGCTTTTGCTGAAGCACCAACTGGGGCAATTGGTTTGGAGTTAGCCTTGCCTTTACTGTGGCAAAATCTGGTCGAAACTGGGGAATTTACTGCATTAGAATTATGGCAAGCATTAAGTGCTAATCCGGCGAAATGTTTGGGACAGAAATTAAATACAGTGACTCCCCATCAAAAAGCTGAGTTAACTTTATTTGATCCCACACAAACTTGGAAAGTTGCTAGGAAAAATCTACATACACTTTCCAGTAATACACCTTGGTTTGGCAAAGAATTACAAGGTCGCGTTTTGCAAACTTGGTGTTAG
- a CDS encoding tetratricopeptide repeat domain protein, with the protein MKYFCATAKSRRRQAINNGLRKSAKSSGIVGGLTAIFLLANSLVPTTLFAEEKLEIKDFDYWANFCKLLGEEKKYDEAIVACNQGIAIKPDEPEIWVTRTEILLKQAKYSEALVSSDRTLRLQPKYSLALAQRCEALLNLNKYAEAIAACDLALRSDGNWGSTTAVVAWYNRGLGESKLGQLDAAIASFNRALEITPENSLALVGNCQALANLNRFSEAIAACDSAIKVNQNWGDTTPAIAWYTKGLAQKKNGQLEEAIASFDQAVAMNPKDADIWLEHGRALAAISKPEQAVVSYQFAIKLSPNYALALASQSASLNKIGKFPEAQAAAEQALQGDSRWGDISPALAWEQRGIALAGLGNYEEGLASIERAIALNPNYAEAWNNRAATQWYLGRYADAIASSDRATEINPKYAQAWFNKGRILKTLDRYSASLAAYNKALENVGKFADKSLLANIWANRSVVLWHLSRNQEALVSVDKAIGINPNLSQGWYNRGIVLFNLARYDEAINAYNQASTLAPMDANILAGKGVALLRLGKLEDAVKTFMATLALDPKNALALANQTIAQQKLDAQKEQQKLKSPVMPDSTTMRQGS; encoded by the coding sequence ATGAAATATTTTTGTGCTACTGCCAAGTCAAGACGAAGACAAGCTATTAATAACGGGTTGAGGAAATCAGCCAAATCCAGCGGTATTGTTGGGGGACTAACGGCGATTTTTTTATTAGCAAATTCGTTAGTCCCAACAACTTTGTTTGCTGAAGAAAAATTAGAAATCAAAGACTTTGACTACTGGGCAAATTTTTGTAAGTTGTTGGGAGAGGAAAAGAAATATGATGAAGCGATCGTCGCTTGTAATCAAGGAATTGCCATTAAGCCAGACGAACCAGAAATTTGGGTAACGCGCACAGAAATTTTACTCAAGCAAGCCAAGTATAGTGAAGCGTTAGTATCATCTGATCGCACCTTACGTCTCCAACCAAAATATTCTTTAGCCTTGGCTCAACGATGTGAAGCATTATTAAATTTAAACAAATATGCCGAAGCGATCGCTGCCTGTGATTTAGCGCTGCGTTCTGATGGCAACTGGGGCAGTACTACAGCAGTTGTGGCATGGTACAATCGTGGTCTAGGAGAAAGTAAATTAGGACAACTAGACGCAGCGATCGCCTCATTTAATCGCGCCTTAGAAATTACTCCTGAGAATTCATTAGCTTTAGTCGGCAATTGTCAAGCATTAGCAAATTTAAACAGGTTCAGCGAAGCGATCGCAGCTTGCGACTCAGCAATTAAAGTTAATCAAAATTGGGGTGATACTACGCCAGCAATTGCTTGGTACACTAAGGGCCTGGCACAGAAAAAAAATGGTCAATTAGAAGAAGCGATCGCCTCTTTTGATCAAGCAGTGGCGATGAATCCGAAAGATGCAGATATTTGGTTAGAACATGGTAGAGCATTAGCAGCAATCAGTAAACCAGAACAAGCTGTCGTTTCATACCAATTTGCCATCAAACTCAGTCCTAATTATGCCTTAGCCTTAGCCAGTCAAAGTGCGAGTTTGAACAAAATAGGTAAATTTCCAGAAGCACAAGCAGCCGCAGAACAAGCACTACAAGGCGATAGCCGTTGGGGTGATATCAGTCCCGCCTTAGCTTGGGAACAGAGAGGAATCGCTTTAGCTGGATTAGGCAATTACGAAGAAGGATTAGCATCAATAGAAAGAGCGATCGCTCTCAATCCCAATTATGCAGAAGCATGGAATAATCGTGCTGCTACCCAATGGTATTTAGGCAGATATGCCGATGCAATTGCTAGTAGTGATCGCGCCACCGAAATTAATCCGAAATATGCTCAAGCATGGTTTAATAAAGGCAGAATTCTCAAAACCTTAGACCGCTATTCAGCATCACTCGCAGCATATAATAAAGCATTAGAAAATGTGGGCAAATTTGCCGATAAATCACTCTTAGCTAATATTTGGGCTAACCGGAGTGTTGTCTTGTGGCATTTATCCCGTAATCAAGAAGCCTTAGTGTCTGTAGATAAAGCGATCGGCATTAACCCTAATTTATCGCAAGGATGGTACAACCGCGGCATCGTACTATTTAATTTAGCCAGATATGATGAGGCGATTAATGCTTACAACCAAGCTAGTACTTTGGCTCCAATGGATGCGAATATTTTAGCTGGTAAAGGAGTTGCCTTATTGAGATTGGGCAAATTAGAAGACGCTGTAAAAACTTTTATGGCTACCTTAGCACTTGATCCTAAAAACGCATTAGCATTAGCAAATCAAACAATTGCTCAACAAAAATTAGACGCACAAAAAGAACAACAAAAACTCAAATCACCAGTAATGCCAGATAGCACTACAATGCGTCAGGGTTCATAA
- a CDS encoding filamentous hemagglutinin outer membrane protein, with amino-acid sequence MLPVISLIITVYNRENYLRLAIESVLSQTRQDFELLIWDDGSTDNSLAIAREYEECDRRVRVIASQDNLGFTRALKDAIAETHGKYIGWLDSDDLLAPTALAQTAAVLDAKPNIGWVYTDYLDIDENNTILSYGYRCLVPYSREALLNRFMTFHFRLIRREVLELAGGIDEALATAQDYDLCLRLSEVAEVEHIYQPLYYYRTHPETISQQRRQEQIKNSQLAILKARQRRQHHKPELQKKALIPGSKINFTAISKAKKQTFSKSIKTLAVSNIALLLCLLPLTVKAQQTITPANDGTGTTVNTQGNNINISGGSLSSDKANLFHSFSKFGLDANQTANFLSQPSIQNILGRVTGGEASIINGIIRVSGGNSNLYLINPAGIIFSANSSLNVPASFTATTATRLGFGNHNWLNAVGTNDYSQLIGTPNSFAFDSSVASAIFNQGNLAVPSGNNLSLFGGTVVSTGTLSAPNGNVTIVAVPGSSLLKLSMAGNPLSLEIQPLNATNNNLPGTSLPALLTGGGVGNASGLVVNNGEVKLTGSGLTVSNGDVVVNQASGKNVTLAANNNLTLPESQLSATNNLNLLAKDTVRVRDSVAKNFSATAGNKLTIQGNQGIDIFAINHLAQTPFVSGGDLTLVSNGNISLDSHFASGGKFSILNSLGQGADFISLVDPIFSSNQDVTFGNYTGPSLKVESRGSITTGEIVITDADTALSSTTADGQILSSQPALILRAGVSSLQEVTTGNPSSFITSGSLFTSSGSTSSPGNVNVTGDISFSNYGGPVIISATGNITTQDILTSGSDNFGGNSGQVQLIAGGNITTNNINVTGNILFNGYGGPVITDQVQLTAGGNITTNNINATANISFSGYGGPIGRVQLTAGDSITTGDIDTSFNNEDSGTAGQVNLTAGNSITTGDIDTSATGFGDVVAGAVTLQAGTSGTFGHNITFNSINTQSFDLSEEGTAQGGNVNVLAYGLVRGIGVIPGEGGGIDSINTTGSTQSGSITIQHDGGPNNVPFIVGNSATNGTAGRIVRDDTPTTVNSFPVLANGGTVTDAGNGARFISINTPPTITAGSLFSSIPNQSITFTFGSLNPITSDVNNDNLTIIFDAISSGSLTFQDGTPVTSGSVLSSSTVLVYTPPANSSGVIPAFTVRTSDGVSQSNPQQVNVTVVSDHNVDDPIPEKPPIVNDPPPTLIKDPSSKIDEKFTDQVGTYLGEGKQPIKGIKEAREILTNIESSTGAKPALIYVSFVPATIKPTAQLPIIGQDNDVLELVVVTAKGEPIRQVLTNVTRSQVLTASRQLTSAVTDPALRRTYIKPAQQLYNWLIAPIESNLKTREINNLVFLMDTGLRAMPVAALYDGQQYLVERYSVGLMPSLSLTDTKYVDIKKAKVLGMGASQFMNLDPLPAVPTELTTIEKIWPGKAFLNEAFTLKNLKAQRQETPYGIVHLATHGEFRKGAPGNSYIQLWDSQLRMDQMRQLGWNNPSVELVVLSACRTALGDEDAELGFAGFAVQAGAKSALASLWYVSDEGTFSLMTEFYEKLKQAPIKAEALRQAQIAMIKGEVRLENGKLKTSHGDLPLPPVLLELGDKNLTHPYFWSAFTMIGNPW; translated from the coding sequence ATGCTGCCAGTAATTTCCTTAATCATCACAGTTTACAATCGAGAAAATTATCTCAGATTAGCTATAGAAAGTGTTTTATCGCAAACCCGGCAAGACTTTGAACTGCTGATTTGGGATGATGGTTCCACAGATAATTCTCTAGCAATTGCCCGTGAGTATGAAGAGTGCGATCGCCGCGTGCGGGTAATAGCCAGCCAAGATAATCTGGGATTTACTAGAGCTTTAAAAGATGCGATCGCCGAGACTCATGGTAAATATATTGGTTGGCTAGATAGTGATGATTTACTCGCCCCCACTGCTCTAGCCCAAACAGCAGCAGTATTAGATGCTAAACCCAATATCGGCTGGGTTTACACCGACTATTTAGACATTGACGAAAACAATACAATTCTCAGTTATGGCTATCGCTGTCTGGTACCTTATAGCCGTGAAGCACTGTTAAATCGGTTTATGACATTTCATTTTCGGCTAATTCGCCGCGAAGTGTTGGAATTAGCCGGAGGAATTGACGAAGCACTGGCAACAGCACAAGATTATGATTTGTGTTTGCGACTTTCAGAAGTTGCGGAAGTAGAGCATATCTATCAGCCCTTATACTACTACCGCACCCATCCCGAAACGATATCACAGCAACGCAGACAAGAGCAAATCAAAAACTCCCAACTAGCAATTCTCAAAGCACGACAACGCAGACAGCATCACAAACCAGAATTACAAAAGAAAGCCCTCATTCCTGGCAGCAAGATAAATTTTACTGCTATTTCCAAAGCAAAAAAGCAAACTTTTTCAAAATCTATCAAAACATTAGCAGTAAGCAACATAGCATTGCTGTTATGCCTCCTACCTCTAACAGTCAAAGCGCAACAAACTATCACCCCTGCTAACGATGGTACAGGCACAACTGTTAACACTCAAGGTAACAATATTAATATTAGTGGTGGTAGTTTAAGTAGCGACAAAGCCAACCTCTTTCATAGCTTCAGCAAATTTGGACTAGATGCTAACCAAACAGCTAACTTTTTATCGCAACCATCCATTCAAAACATCTTAGGTAGAGTTACAGGTGGTGAAGCATCAATAATTAACGGCATCATTCGCGTTAGTGGCGGGAATTCTAACTTATATTTAATCAATCCCGCAGGCATTATCTTTAGTGCTAATTCTAGTTTAAATGTACCTGCATCATTTACCGCTACCACAGCCACACGCCTCGGTTTTGGTAATCATAACTGGTTAAATGCGGTTGGGACAAACGACTACAGCCAACTTATCGGCACACCCAATAGTTTCGCTTTTGATAGCAGTGTCGCTAGTGCTATTTTCAATCAAGGTAATTTGGCAGTGCCATCAGGGAATAATTTAAGTTTATTTGGCGGCACAGTCGTCAGTACAGGAACTTTGTCAGCGCCTAATGGTAACGTCACAATTGTGGCTGTACCTGGCAGTAGTTTACTCAAATTGAGTATGGCGGGGAATCCTTTAAGTTTAGAAATTCAACCGCTGAATGCAACTAATAATAATTTGCCAGGGACTTCTTTACCAGCATTGTTGACTGGTGGTGGTGTTGGGAATGCTTCTGGTTTGGTGGTAAATAATGGCGAGGTAAAGTTAACTGGTTCTGGTTTGACGGTTAGCAATGGTGATGTGGTAGTCAATCAAGCATCTGGAAAAAATGTTACCCTGGCTGCCAACAATAATTTAACACTACCCGAAAGTCAACTTTCAGCCACTAACAACTTAAATTTACTTGCTAAAGATACCGTCAGAGTTCGTGATAGTGTTGCTAAAAATTTCTCAGCTACTGCTGGCAATAAACTCACAATTCAAGGTAATCAAGGCATTGATATTTTTGCAATTAATCACTTAGCTCAAACACCATTTGTTAGTGGTGGTGATTTGACTTTAGTTAGTAACGGCAATATTTCTTTAGACTCACATTTTGCCAGCGGTGGTAAATTTTCAATTCTCAACTCTTTAGGACAAGGTGCTGATTTCATCAGTTTAGTTGACCCCATTTTTAGTTCTAACCAAGATGTTACCTTTGGTAACTATACTGGCCCATCTTTAAAAGTAGAATCTCGTGGTAGTATCACGACTGGCGAAATTGTGATTACTGATGCAGATACCGCCCTTTCTAGTACTACTGCTGATGGTCAAATTTTGAGCAGTCAGCCAGCATTGATTTTACGAGCAGGTGTGAGCAGCTTACAAGAAGTTACTACTGGTAATCCCTCCAGTTTTATTACCAGCGGATCTTTATTCACATCATCAGGCAGCACATCTTCACCGGGTAATGTGAATGTCACAGGTGATATTTCATTTAGTAATTATGGTGGCCCTGTAATTATTAGTGCAACAGGTAATATTACGACTCAAGATATTCTGACTTCGGGTAGTGATAATTTTGGCGGTAATAGTGGTCAAGTCCAATTAATAGCAGGAGGCAACATCACCACTAATAATATTAATGTTACAGGAAACATACTATTTAATGGTTACGGTGGCCCCGTAATTACTGATCAAGTTCAATTGACAGCAGGAGGCAACATCACCACTAATAATATTAATGCTACAGCAAACATATCATTTAGTGGTTACGGTGGCCCTATTGGTCGAGTGCAATTAACCGCCGGGGATAGCATTACCACAGGTGATATTGATACATCATTTAATAACGAGGATAGTGGTACAGCAGGTCAAGTAAATCTGACAGCCGGAAATAGCATTACCACAGGTGATATTGACACATCTGCCACAGGTTTTGGAGATGTAGTTGCCGGTGCAGTCACACTCCAAGCTGGAACTAGCGGCACATTTGGGCATAACATTACTTTTAATAGTATCAATACTCAAAGTTTTGATTTGAGCGAAGAAGGTACAGCCCAAGGTGGAAATGTTAATGTTTTGGCTTATGGGTTAGTTAGAGGTATAGGCGTGATTCCGGGAGAAGGTGGTGGTATAGATAGCATTAACACCACTGGTTCCACTCAATCTGGCTCAATTACAATTCAACATGATGGTGGGCCAAATAACGTCCCATTTATTGTTGGTAACTCTGCTACTAATGGTACAGCAGGAAGAATTGTTAGAGATGATACGCCAACAACTGTTAATTCTTTTCCTGTATTAGCCAATGGTGGGACTGTTACAGATGCGGGTAATGGCGCTCGTTTTATCTCAATTAACACACCACCCACTATTACAGCAGGTTCACTGTTTTCCAGCATTCCAAATCAATCCATAACCTTTACATTTGGGTCTTTAAACCCGATTACCAGTGATGTAAATAATGACAATCTCACCATAATTTTTGATGCAATTTCATCAGGTAGTTTAACTTTCCAAGATGGAACACCAGTTACTTCCGGCAGTGTGCTGAGTTCCAGCACAGTATTAGTGTATACACCACCAGCGAATTCTAGCGGTGTCATTCCGGCTTTCACCGTCAGAACTAGCGATGGCGTTTCTCAGTCAAATCCGCAACAGGTTAATGTAACTGTTGTTTCTGATCATAATGTTGATGATCCAATTCCTGAAAAACCACCTATAGTAAATGATCCACCACCAACATTAATCAAAGATCCCTCTTCTAAGATTGATGAGAAGTTTACAGATCAGGTAGGAACATACTTAGGAGAAGGTAAACAGCCAATTAAGGGTATCAAGGAAGCGCGAGAGATTCTGACTAACATTGAATCTTCTACAGGTGCGAAACCCGCCCTAATTTACGTTTCTTTTGTACCTGCAACTATCAAACCCACTGCCCAATTACCTATTATCGGTCAAGATAATGACGTTTTAGAATTGGTGGTGGTGACAGCTAAAGGTGAACCAATTCGGCAAGTATTAACAAATGTGACGCGATCGCAAGTTCTCACAGCCAGCCGCCAATTAACTAGTGCAGTCACAGACCCAGCACTGCGCCGCACCTATATCAAGCCGGCTCAACAACTATACAATTGGCTAATTGCACCGATTGAATCTAACCTCAAAACACGAGAAATCAATAATTTAGTGTTTCTCATGGATACGGGATTACGCGCTATGCCAGTAGCCGCACTTTATGATGGTCAACAATATCTGGTAGAACGTTATAGCGTCGGTTTAATGCCGAGTCTCAGCCTGACAGACACCAAATATGTCGATATTAAAAAAGCTAAAGTTTTGGGAATGGGCGCATCTCAATTCATGAATTTAGACCCATTACCAGCAGTCCCCACAGAATTAACTACTATCGAGAAAATTTGGCCTGGTAAAGCTTTTTTAAACGAAGCCTTTACTTTGAAAAATCTTAAAGCTCAACGACAAGAAACGCCCTACGGAATTGTTCACCTCGCCACCCACGGCGAATTTAGAAAAGGTGCGCCCGGTAACTCTTATATTCAATTATGGGATAGCCAACTGAGAATGGATCAGATGCGCCAACTTGGCTGGAATAACCCATCTGTAGAACTAGTAGTACTGAGTGCTTGTCGCACAGCCTTGGGTGATGAAGACGCAGAACTAGGTTTTGCTGGCTTTGCAGTCCAAGCTGGTGCTAAGTCTGCATTGGCGAGTTTATGGTATGTCTCCGATGAAGGTACATTTAGTTTAATGACCGAGTTTTACGAAAAGCTGAAACAAGCCCCCATAAAAGCTGAAGCTCTCCGCCAAGCACAAATAGCCATGATCAAAGGAGAAGTACGCCTAGAAAACGGTAAACTGAAAACGTCTCATGGTGATTTACCTCTACCACCCGTTTTATTAGAACTCGGAGACAAAAACCTAACTCATCCCTATTTCTGGTCAGCTTTTACCATGATTGGTAATCCTTGGTAA